From the genome of Thermoflexus hugenholtzii, one region includes:
- a CDS encoding TetR/AcrR family transcriptional regulator: MGPRKAPEIRRAQILEAAARIFARHGFRGATTRQIAREAGVAEGTLFRYFPTKRHLLLAMFEALTVQPIQRHLQALPAMEPQRWLEEFLRERLVAMRAQLPLMQALYQEIRTDEAVRRAFLDQIAQPLLEEVRRMLAAELGQGRYRPLHPALVMWAIWGALHGVTVFGMELDPELAALPPEQIAKQLATFVLRGIEDPSQT, translated from the coding sequence ATGGGGCCACGGAAGGCTCCGGAGATCCGGCGGGCGCAGATCCTGGAGGCGGCGGCCCGGATCTTCGCCCGGCATGGGTTTCGGGGAGCGACCACCCGGCAGATCGCCCGGGAGGCCGGGGTGGCAGAGGGCACGCTGTTCCGCTACTTCCCGACCAAACGGCATCTCCTGCTGGCGATGTTTGAGGCCCTGACCGTCCAGCCGATTCAGCGCCACCTGCAGGCGCTGCCGGCCATGGAGCCGCAGCGCTGGCTGGAGGAGTTCCTCCGGGAGCGCCTGGTCGCGATGCGCGCGCAACTGCCGCTCATGCAGGCCCTGTATCAGGAGATCCGCACCGACGAAGCCGTGCGCCGGGCCTTCCTGGATCAGATCGCGCAGCCGCTTCTGGAGGAAGTGCGCCGCATGCTGGCGGCGGAGCTGGGTCAGGGACGCTATCGCCCGCTGCACCCCGCCCTGGTGATGTGGGCCATCTGGGGCGCCCTGCACGGCGTGACCGTCTTCGGCATGGAGCTGGATCCCGAGCTGGCAGCCCTCCCGCCGGAACAGATCGCCAAGCAGCTGGCTACCTTTGTGCTCCGAGGCATCGAGGATCCTTCCCAAACCTGA